TATGTAATATAGGATGGGGAAAAAAGGTTTTcggttgttcatatggaaaataatacaataataattaacaataaaagaataaactctgtgtttcaccgATTCACattgcaaacctacttttgcccaatcTTGTATATTCAGATGGCCTGAGGAACTGAGTCctaatttcttgaaaaataaggCTGAAATGACATACTTTGAAGACAAAGATAAATCTCAAAGTAACCTCTGCATTAGCAAAATGGCTAATCAAAAACAGGATCAAGTTCAACAGTAGGTTGACCTATGGCCTCTTTTCCAGGAACTGACCCTGCCTCATCCACACACCCGTGAAAGCCACACTTAACGGGTCATAATCCCTGCCCATTCAATCAGTCCTTGCCCAAAAGTTTTAGACCTGGACCTGAGAacatgtttctctcactctctttctctgggGCTGAAGCAGTAAGATGAAAAAAGCTTTTCTACTTCATGGAGAAAGTTGGTctacaataagagaaaaatggagtAACAGAAGCTAAGAGAAGAGGCTGAATCCTGATGGCACCGAGTCCTTGATCCTGGACGTGCCTATCCGTAATATTCATCCCAAAATTATTCCTGTTGATTAAGTTTTTTTCTAGTTTCGTGTCTGTCACTTGCAATTAAAAGAACCTTAACACACATAAACAGGCCATCTCTCATTTTATAGTAGAATTGAAAAGCTAGCTATTGACTAAATGACCTAAGATAAACTagtttaactttctttttcaacTAGTTCCTGATGCACAGGGGACAATATGCTCCTTGTTCTTAGGCCCCACAGCTGTTGCATGGATCAAACAAAAGCGTCTGTGCAAACACCCTGTAAATGATACAGAATGATAAAGCAGTATTACTGGTAATGTTAGTTGTTACTGAATTGTGATTACAGAGTGTAGCTTTAATATTTAAATCTGACATAACATTAACCTAGATTTATGTCATGTGATTCTGCTGAAGTTGCTTTCAATTCTTGTCACAATTATAATACAGTGATAACAGattctaaaatttttacaaaagcaAAATCCAGGTGTACACTGGGAGGGTATACAAAATATTCACCAGTTTAAAagtaaatctctttaaaatttcttttgtacCATAAAGCAAATAATACTGTTAAAGTATCCTGTgcatgaaaaggaaaatgcatagtaTATACACACTAGAACTCTGCAAAAGTTATTAGAGAGAATTTAGTaaacattttgattttcattcagttaagtaaatttttaaaagattttatttatttatttttggagagagggtaagggagggagaaagagaggaagagaaacatccatatgcaagagaaacatcgattgcttgcctcttgcatgcccccaatcaCGGACCTAGCCggcaaaaatgtttttaagtatttaaaaggaCTTCCTTATCCCTAAGTGAGAACATCCAGTTGAATGTACTGTCTTTTTTCAggtttgaaacattttaaaaggacaatgaaaaaggcaaaaagaataaTGGGATCTGCTGATGAGAAATCATAAGAGAAGTAAGGTCTTTGAAACTCTGCTTAATTGTTGCTATTCCTTGTTCACAGGAACATACTtcaaaatttaagtttttattcttaaaaggAGCTCAGGAAGTAAAAGAGTTAACTAAAAGTTGACGATGACAAGATAAGAATTGTAGAATACCCAACAGCAGCAACTCACCTTAAACTCAGTCACATCTCTGTAAGAGGGAAAGCTTTCAACTACCAGATGCATTAACTTCTGTgcacttttttcacttttccgGACACAATTAAGAAAAGAGCCTTCAAACTTCTCAAGCAGAATTTTCCCCGTTTCATTGAGAATCCGATGCCTCTCTTCTATCAAAGGCATGGGAATGTCCGTGTCAGAACGGAGTATATGCTGAACCTGATCCAAGGTCACTGTGGCATAGTACGAAGCACTAGTTATTGGTATCccttgggaagaaaagaaaacacagaggaacAATGTCAGGATTTCATATTCACTAGACTCTTCTACAATACAGTTAATATGAAACTTAATGAGTGTTACAGAAATTAACTAAAAGTGGATGAATAAAAAACGAGAAGCAAACCCCCCGTTTTCTATTCATTCATCTgtactcattcactcatttctaTTGTAATATTATATCAGGTGTATTTTAACtatgtaaaatgttatatatcaGCCCCCTTTGTTCTTGAGATTTCATCAGACTTAGCTGCGGTAATACGTATTTAGGATCAATTCCCACTGAATAAGGATTTAAGGCCAGCTTCTTATCATACTCTTATTTGAAGCTGGGGGGCCGGCAATGAATAACTTCAGGTTCGCCTTATTAACACATTATTCCATCTTCCAGCTCGCTCCTTGGGACTCTCCCAGTAAACTAGGCGTAAAAGGCTAAACGGTCTTACCAGCAGAAAGGGTACCAACCTTCGTCAAGGGCTCTGTTGATAGCGGCGCACAGGGACCAGTACCCAGTGTACGTTCTCCCCTTGTACCCCACCAGGCACTTGTGCTCATCGCGCTCGGACCAGAAGGAGAAATTGAGTGTGTCTGCAACGAAAACCCAGTTGACTGCGGCTTCGTCGGCCGACCTGGGGTTCAGCTCATGAAGGTCCTTCCAGGCCCCCAGGCGTAGCTCCGGACCCGAAACCTTGGCGAGCAGGAACTCGGCCACCCGCCGCAAGCCTCCGCTGTCAATGAACACATCCCGACTGTTTTCCGCAATGAATTTTGCGGACTCCCTGGGAGTTAGGGGACCGTCCATATCGCCCCTCCTTTTTAGGACTAGGGAACGACGCTTTGGCCAGCAGGCTAGCcaacctctcttccctctcttcctcagcGACTCTTCCACCCCACCCACCGTGGGATCAATACCCTCACGGGGTCCCGCTCCTGCCTCTCCCACCGCAGCAGGATCGGAGTCCCCTCCCTAGGCAGCCGCTCCGCTAGAGAACTGCGAAGACCGTAGGGCTCAGCGCCGAGCGACAGCTGCAGGCACTTCCGAGAAAACGGCCCCGCCTACTCGCTCCCTGGAGCCCGCCCGGGGTCCGTTTCCGGTTCTGCAGGCTCGGAAACAGCCCGGGAGGTCCCGGAGCGCAACCTCCGGGAATTGCCCACCCTAATCTCCGAGGCTGCACTATTTTGCGtgtgctcccaccctcccctcggGCCTGTGGGGTTGTCTTGCGCTTCGGTGGCCCGGGTCACTATAACTGAGCGAGTATACTGCATTTCCTTAACTGGGCTCCCACCCCTTGTCTCCTGGAGAGCGAAGATTGAGCTTGAAGCCCTCGGCAACGCCTGCATCTGGATCCTTGGGCCTCGAC
This sequence is a window from Phyllostomus discolor isolate MPI-MPIP mPhyDis1 chromosome 3, mPhyDis1.pri.v3, whole genome shotgun sequence. Protein-coding genes within it:
- the C3H9orf64 gene encoding queuosine salvage protein isoform X1 → MDGPLTPRESAKFIAENSRDVFIDSGGLRRVAEFLLAKVSGPELRLGAWKDLHELNPRSADEAAVNWVFVADTLNFSFWSERDEHKCLVGYKGRTYTGYWSLCAAINRALDEGIPITSASYYATVTLDQVQHILRSDTDIPMPLIEERHRILNETGKILLEKFEGSFLNCVRKSEKSAQKLMHLVVESFPSYRDVTEFKGKRISFYKRAQILVADTWSVLEGEGDGCFQDISSITMFADYRLPQVLVHLGALKYSGELLEKLLKGEMLSYGSRQEVEIRGCSLWCVELIRDCLLELIEKKGETTGGEINSILLDYYLWDYARDHREDMKGIPFHRTRCIYY